A single genomic interval of Acidobacteriota bacterium harbors:
- a CDS encoding VWA domain-containing protein produces MTILRPVKNYIFPVLLGALTMLPAGRLAHSQTKDGQKAQDPTTLRIETELVQIDVVVTDKQGKVIKDMKREDFQILEDGKPQTVTHFSVGTATRQATWLKAEPKTKNKSAPTVSTPNLPSINAGRYLVLAVDDIHLKAANMLQTKKTLAKFIDQQLGQSDQVALVTTSGQVGMFQQFTTNREALQHAVTRLGVTTRSVTSDFDVPRITPYQAERIEDGDSEALELAVQELIAKQNLDRRMATAESQAKARMIVQQNNSLTTATLSTLENITRDLRGLPGRKVLVLVSDGFLIGGQRNGVQYDLRRITDAATRAGVVIYSLDVRGLMAMPETMDASSRGFFGTGALAGARYRIESSSMEAERDGMNALAEDTGGKAIFNNNDLNLGLQKILDDTESYYLLAFEPTVSYRDGRFRKLEIKIPNRPELRVRTRKGYFAPDDKSAEKAERDAAKAAEKDKKKPPEKLAAEAKAAAEKQIVAGLGSLFQRREVPVETAVTFLSSPKEGIQADIIAHFEATTLRYQQNGDRRQAKVDLIGVIYREDGKSEQSFSETILLNLRPSTFELTAKNGITYVKRITLKPGFYQLRFVARDEGGAQIGTASNWFEIPDLNKKQLTLSSIFFPMNQSDNSDGGSNQANSKSENQASGRPAVVYRRFKSGSTFDFMVFAYNALADAKGATDLAVQTQVYSGNQLVVATPLKNFSPDGQQPAPSTQTSQYQAGQAYMARFSLDKFQPGEYELRLLVIDRNAKSSAKRSINFTVE; encoded by the coding sequence ATGACAATTCTCCGCCCGGTCAAAAATTATATCTTCCCTGTTTTACTTGGAGCGTTGACGATGCTGCCAGCAGGTCGGCTCGCGCATTCCCAAACCAAAGATGGCCAAAAAGCTCAAGACCCAACCACGTTACGAATCGAAACTGAGCTTGTACAAATTGATGTGGTTGTCACCGACAAACAGGGAAAAGTTATCAAGGACATGAAGCGCGAAGATTTTCAAATTCTCGAAGATGGAAAGCCGCAAACCGTCACGCACTTTTCCGTAGGCACAGCGACACGACAGGCAACCTGGCTGAAGGCGGAACCCAAAACAAAGAACAAGTCCGCGCCAACTGTTTCAACTCCAAATCTTCCATCCATCAATGCGGGCCGTTATCTGGTGCTGGCGGTGGATGATATACATCTGAAAGCCGCAAACATGCTGCAAACCAAAAAGACGTTGGCCAAATTCATTGACCAGCAACTTGGTCAGAGCGATCAGGTTGCCCTGGTCACCACCAGCGGGCAGGTGGGAATGTTTCAGCAATTCACCACCAATCGCGAAGCATTGCAGCACGCCGTTACGCGGTTGGGCGTCACGACACGAAGCGTCACCAGCGATTTCGACGTTCCACGCATCACCCCTTACCAGGCGGAACGGATTGAAGATGGCGACAGCGAAGCTTTGGAATTGGCCGTGCAGGAATTGATTGCCAAACAGAATCTTGACCGGCGAATGGCCACCGCCGAATCCCAGGCCAAGGCGCGAATGATTGTTCAGCAAAACAACAGCCTGACAACGGCTACATTGTCCACATTGGAAAATATCACCAGGGATTTGCGCGGGCTTCCGGGGCGAAAAGTGCTGGTGTTGGTATCGGACGGATTTTTGATCGGCGGACAGCGCAACGGAGTTCAATACGACCTGCGGCGAATCACGGACGCCGCCACGCGCGCCGGAGTCGTCATTTATTCGCTGGACGTACGCGGGTTGATGGCGATGCCCGAAACAATGGACGCTTCGTCGCGGGGATTTTTCGGGACGGGCGCCCTGGCCGGAGCGCGCTATCGCATTGAAAGCAGTTCCATGGAAGCCGAACGCGACGGTATGAACGCGCTGGCCGAAGACACTGGCGGCAAAGCGATTTTCAACAACAACGACCTGAATCTGGGATTGCAAAAAATTCTGGACGATACGGAGAGCTATTATTTGCTGGCATTCGAGCCAACGGTTTCCTATCGCGACGGGCGGTTCCGCAAACTGGAAATCAAAATTCCCAATCGCCCCGAATTGAGGGTCAGAACGCGCAAGGGTTATTTTGCTCCGGACGATAAATCAGCCGAAAAGGCGGAACGCGACGCAGCCAAAGCCGCCGAAAAAGACAAAAAGAAACCCCCGGAAAAACTGGCCGCCGAGGCCAAAGCCGCCGCCGAAAAACAAATCGTCGCCGGATTGGGTTCGCTGTTCCAACGTCGCGAAGTCCCTGTTGAAACCGCTGTGACATTTTTGAGTTCGCCGAAAGAGGGAATTCAAGCGGACATCATCGCGCACTTTGAAGCCACAACACTGAGGTATCAGCAAAATGGAGATCGCCGCCAAGCCAAAGTGGATTTGATCGGCGTGATTTACCGTGAAGACGGAAAATCGGAACAGAGTTTTTCTGAAACCATTTTGCTGAATTTAAGACCCAGCACGTTTGAACTGACGGCCAAAAACGGCATTACGTATGTCAAACGCATTACGCTCAAACCGGGGTTTTACCAGCTTCGATTTGTGGCCCGCGACGAAGGCGGCGCGCAAATCGGCACCGCTTCCAATTGGTTTGAAATTCCGGACCTGAACAAAAAACAACTGACGCTGAGCAGCATTTTCTTTCCGATGAATCAATCGGACAATTCCGACGGCGGTTCCAACCAGGCAAACAGCAAATCCGAAAATCAGGCTTCCGGGCGACCAGCGGTTGTCTATCGCCGGTTCAAAAGCGGCAGCACATTTGATTTTATGGTGTTCGCGTACAACGCACTGGCAGACGCCAAAGGCGCAACTGATCTGGCCGTACAAACCCAGGTTTATTCCGGAAATCAATTGGTTGTGGCCACGCCGCTGAAAAACTTTTCTCCCGACGGTCAACAACCTGCACCGTCAACGCAAACGTCGCAATATCAGGCCGGGCAGGCTTACATGGCACGATTCAGTCTGGATAAATTCCAGCCGGGCGAATATGAGTTGCGATTGTTGGTTATTGATCGTAACGCCAAATCCAGCGCCAAACGCTCGATCAACTTTACGGTTGAATAA
- a CDS encoding proline--tRNA ligase, whose product MRWSNYFIPTLREEPSDAEVISHKLLLRAGFVRQMGAGIYTYLPLAQRSILKISEIIRQEMNGIGGQEFFFPALHPAELWQESGRWTVMGQNMFRLKDRKGGDYCLGMTHEEAFTDIARNHLRSYKQLPQVWYQIQTKFRDEPRPKSGLLRVRQFTMKDAYTFDIDQAGLDKAFDDQRSAYCKVYSRCGLDFVIVEADSGSMGGSASNEFMVYTDAGEDLVASCPKCRYAANTEKAHSRIPAVDDGEGTATVEKFPTPGVRTIDDLVNFAGGAAANKQIKTLVYVSVAAKGDEANNTPFLALLRGDHQVNDAKLSNAIAKLVNKDGWEQTAVRPAHPEEIFDLMGAHAGSLGAVGVTKLPIIADEALLGRKNMTTGANEDDHHLRNVNVERDIKVTVWTDLRTVVEGEGCPKCDGVLHVAKALEVGHIFKLGTKYSVSMGASVLNAEGKEVPIVMGSYGIGVERILAAAIERHNDDAGIIFPITIAPFQIVVAPLNVKDTDVKATGDRIYDELSKAGVEVLYDDRDERAGVKLNDADLVGFPFQIRIGPKKLKEGKVEFYDRATKAAEDVAIETVVELAIKRIDGEVQKLNAV is encoded by the coding sequence ATGCGTTGGTCAAATTACTTCATTCCTACACTTCGTGAAGAACCTTCGGACGCCGAAGTCATAAGCCACAAATTATTATTACGCGCAGGGTTCGTGCGCCAAATGGGAGCGGGCATTTACACTTATTTGCCGCTGGCGCAACGTTCGATCCTGAAAATTTCCGAAATCATCCGCCAGGAGATGAACGGCATTGGCGGCCAGGAATTTTTCTTTCCGGCGCTGCACCCGGCGGAACTTTGGCAGGAATCCGGTCGCTGGACGGTGATGGGGCAAAACATGTTCCGGTTGAAAGATCGCAAGGGCGGAGATTATTGCCTGGGCATGACGCACGAAGAAGCCTTTACAGACATCGCGCGCAACCATCTGCGTTCGTACAAACAATTGCCGCAAGTCTGGTATCAGATTCAAACCAAGTTTCGCGACGAACCTCGTCCAAAATCGGGTTTGCTGCGCGTCCGCCAGTTCACGATGAAAGACGCCTACACCTTCGACATTGACCAGGCGGGATTGGATAAAGCTTTCGACGATCAGCGCTCCGCGTACTGCAAAGTTTACAGCCGCTGCGGACTGGATTTCGTCATTGTCGAAGCCGATTCCGGCTCGATGGGCGGTTCGGCGTCGAACGAATTTATGGTCTACACCGACGCAGGCGAAGACCTGGTCGCAAGCTGTCCGAAATGCCGTTATGCCGCGAACACCGAAAAAGCGCATTCGCGCATTCCGGCGGTTGATGATGGCGAAGGCACAGCCACAGTCGAAAAATTCCCGACGCCGGGCGTTCGCACGATTGACGATTTGGTGAATTTTGCAGGCGGCGCAGCAGCCAACAAACAGATCAAAACTTTGGTGTACGTTTCCGTCGCAGCCAAAGGCGATGAAGCCAATAACACGCCCTTTCTGGCCTTGTTGCGCGGCGATCATCAGGTCAACGACGCCAAACTGTCGAACGCCATCGCCAAGCTGGTGAACAAAGACGGCTGGGAACAAACTGCCGTTCGCCCGGCACACCCGGAAGAAATTTTCGATTTGATGGGTGCGCACGCTGGAAGCCTCGGCGCTGTCGGCGTGACGAAACTTCCGATCATTGCCGATGAAGCGCTGCTGGGTCGCAAAAACATGACCACTGGAGCCAACGAAGATGATCACCACCTGCGCAATGTCAACGTCGAGCGCGACATCAAAGTCACCGTGTGGACTGACCTGCGCACCGTTGTCGAAGGCGAAGGCTGTCCGAAATGTGACGGCGTTTTGCATGTGGCCAAAGCCCTGGAAGTCGGCCACATCTTCAAACTCGGCACGAAATACAGCGTTTCGATGGGTGCTTCTGTGCTGAACGCCGAAGGCAAGGAAGTTCCGATTGTCATGGGCAGTTACGGCATCGGCGTCGAACGCATCCTGGCTGCTGCCATCGAACGCCACAACGACGACGCTGGAATCATTTTCCCCATCACCATTGCGCCGTTCCAGATTGTTGTTGCGCCACTGAACGTCAAAGACACTGATGTCAAAGCGACCGGCGACCGTATCTACGACGAACTCAGCAAAGCCGGCGTCGAAGTCCTGTACGATGACCGCGACGAACGTGCAGGCGTCAAATTGAACGACGCGGACTTGGTTGGATTTCCCTTCCAGATTCGCATCGGCCCCAAAAAGCTGAAAGAAGGCAAAGTCGAATTTTACGACCGCGCCACTAAGGCTGCGGAAGACGTGGCTATAGAGACTGTGGTTGAATTGGCGATCAAGCGAATTGATGGAGAAGTGCAAAAGCTCAATGCGGTTTAG
- a CDS encoding class I SAM-dependent methyltransferase: MAQESLALTATLNQLAELDQYNYWLYEQIAGAVGRRVLEVGSGTGNITQFLCAGGGQVMATDIVPAYRGELQRLFGDSPNVRVGKFDLMAKAEPELIADPFDTVVCLNVLEHIEDDFFALKQMYDVLQPGGKLALLVPSHQFLYGEFDRAVGHFRRYSKRELVGKLEKVGFAVRQTKYFSLLAALPWFVNGRLLKRDYLPAGQANLANKLVPLLRLEKLIGPPCGLSLIAIAQKH, encoded by the coding sequence ATGGCACAAGAAAGTCTGGCGCTGACGGCAACGCTGAACCAGCTTGCTGAGCTTGATCAATACAATTACTGGCTTTATGAACAAATCGCTGGCGCGGTTGGCCGCCGCGTGCTTGAAGTCGGTTCCGGAACCGGGAACATCACCCAGTTTTTGTGCGCTGGCGGAGGGCAAGTCATGGCAACGGATATTGTTCCTGCGTATCGCGGTGAGTTGCAGCGGTTGTTCGGCGACAGCCCCAATGTTCGCGTTGGCAAATTCGACTTGATGGCCAAAGCTGAGCCGGAATTGATTGCCGACCCATTCGACACGGTGGTTTGTTTGAACGTGCTGGAGCACATTGAAGACGATTTTTTTGCCTTGAAACAGATGTATGACGTTTTGCAGCCGGGCGGAAAACTGGCCTTGCTGGTTCCTTCGCATCAGTTTCTGTACGGTGAATTTGATCGAGCCGTCGGGCATTTTCGCCGTTACAGCAAACGAGAACTGGTGGGCAAACTGGAAAAAGTTGGTTTCGCCGTACGTCAAACCAAGTATTTCAGTTTGCTGGCGGCACTGCCCTGGTTCGTAAACGGAAGACTGTTGAAACGCGATTACCTGCCAGCGGGTCAGGCCAATCTCGCCAACAAACTCGTCCCGCTGTTACGCCTGGAAAAATTGATCGGCCCGCCGTGCGGCCTGTCGCTGATCGCTATCGCTCAAAAACACTGA
- a CDS encoding trypsin-like peptidase domain-containing protein, with product MKTYQITAKQLVVLALITAVFASGAVVIYDRLGSDLLGRLVGAKTDKTAVEPATIAGLTDPSVATDEKNNQEVYAAISPGVVHITSKVTVQDWFNAYQTEGAGSGSILDKEGRILTNYHVVQDAEELTVTLSNNKTYDAKVLGADPDNDLAVIQIKAPAAELSLVPLGASKNLFVGQKVLAIGNPFGLDRTLTTGIISGLSRPIRSEITKTLIDGVIQTDAAINPGNSGGPLLNSHGQIVGINTMIYSPSGGSVGIGFAVPVETAIRVINEIKQYGRVRKPRPGVTFIPLANLGERFIRAVEIPVNEGLMVVEVEQGSAAERAGIKGPTQAVRYGRYQIPIGGDIIVAMDGQKIVNRDDYDRVLNGKNIGDRVQVEVMRNGRKIALAMTLDEGPHASRPRI from the coding sequence ATGAAAACATATCAGATTACCGCAAAGCAATTAGTCGTACTGGCGCTGATAACGGCAGTGTTTGCCTCCGGAGCCGTCGTGATTTATGACCGTCTTGGTTCGGATTTGCTTGGCCGCCTGGTCGGGGCGAAAACCGACAAAACGGCGGTGGAACCCGCAACAATCGCAGGGTTAACTGATCCTTCGGTTGCCACCGACGAAAAAAACAACCAGGAAGTTTACGCCGCAATTAGTCCCGGCGTCGTCCACATCACTTCGAAAGTGACCGTTCAGGACTGGTTTAATGCCTACCAAACAGAAGGCGCGGGGTCAGGTTCGATTCTGGACAAAGAAGGACGAATCTTGACGAATTACCACGTTGTTCAGGACGCCGAAGAATTGACAGTAACTCTTTCCAATAATAAGACCTACGATGCCAAGGTGCTCGGCGCCGATCCGGACAATGATCTGGCCGTGATTCAAATAAAAGCTCCGGCTGCTGAATTGAGCCTCGTGCCACTTGGCGCTTCAAAAAATTTATTTGTGGGGCAAAAAGTTCTGGCCATTGGAAACCCCTTTGGTCTTGACCGCACATTGACCACGGGAATCATTTCCGGCCTGTCGCGTCCGATCCGTTCAGAAATCACGAAAACCCTGATTGATGGTGTGATTCAAACCGACGCTGCCATCAACCCTGGAAATTCCGGCGGCCCGCTGCTGAATTCGCACGGACAGATCGTGGGTATCAACACGATGATTTATTCGCCATCCGGCGGTTCGGTCGGTATCGGTTTTGCCGTGCCAGTTGAAACCGCCATCCGCGTCATCAATGAAATCAAACAATATGGTCGAGTCAGAAAACCGCGCCCGGGAGTGACCTTTATTCCGTTGGCGAATCTTGGCGAACGGTTTATTCGCGCGGTGGAAATTCCTGTCAATGAAGGTTTGATGGTTGTTGAAGTCGAACAGGGGAGCGCCGCCGAACGCGCAGGTATCAAAGGTCCAACGCAAGCGGTTCGTTATGGCCGTTACCAAATCCCAATTGGGGGTGACATCATTGTGGCAATGGACGGTCAGAAGATTGTCAACCGAGATGATTATGACCGTGTGTTGAATGGCAAAAACATCGGCGACCGCGTGCAAGTCGAAGTCATGCGAAATGGCCGTAAGATCGCGCTCGCCATGACCTTGGATGAAGGGCCGCACGCATCGCGTCCGCGCATCTGA